One Echeneis naucrates chromosome 1, fEcheNa1.1, whole genome shotgun sequence DNA segment encodes these proteins:
- the LOC115041491 gene encoding sialic acid synthase-like, with the protein MPLKFELCPGRMIGGNHPCFIIAEIGQNHQGDIEIAKKMIKMAKDCGADCAKFQKSELEYKFNKQALERPYTTKHSWGKTYGEHKRHLEFSHEQYKDLQKYAEEVGIFFTASGMDEMAVEFLHELNVPFFKVGSGDTNNFPYLEKTAKKGRPMVVSSGMQSMATMRQVYKTVKEHNENFAILQCTSAYPLEPENVNLRVITEYQKEFPDIPIGYSGHESGISISVAAVALGAKVIERHITLDKTWKGSDHAASLEPSELAELVRSIRLVERALGSTLKQMLPCEKPCHDKLGKSVVAKVKIPRGTALTLDMLTVKVADPMGVAAEDIFQLVGKTVTEDVEEDESVVPAVVDSYGKRAKC; encoded by the exons ATGCCTTTAAAGTTTGAGCTGTGTCCCGGGAGGATGATCGGAGGAAACCATCCGTGCTTCATCATTGCCGAAATTGGACAAAACCATCAGGGAGACATAGAGATTGCCAAGAAAATGATCAAGATGGCAAAG GACTGTGGTGCTGACTGTGCCAAGTTCCAGAAGAGTGAATTGGAGTACAAATTTAACAAGCAGGCTTTGGAGCGCCCTTACACCACCAAACACTCCTGGGGAAAAACCTACGGTGAACACAAGCGTCATCTGGAGTTCAGCCATGAGCAATACAAGGACCTGCAGAAGTATGCAGAGGAGGTGGGCATCTTCTTCACTGCCTCAGGGATGGACGAG atggctGTGGAGTTTCTCCATGAGCTCAATGTGCCTTTCTTCAAAGTGGGATCTGGAGACACCAACAACTTCCCCTACCTGGAGAAGACAGCAAAAAAGG gacgTCCCATGGTGGTGTCCAGTGGGATGCAGTCCATGGCGACAATGCGTCAGGTCTACAAGACAGTGAAGGAGCACAACGAGAACTTTGCTATACTGCAGTGCACCAGCGCCTACCCCCTGGAGCCTGAAAATGTCAACCTCAGAGTGATCACT GAATATCAGAAGGAATTTCCTGATATTCCAATCGGGTATTCAGGCCACGAGTCTGGAATCAGTATTTCAGTAGCAGCTGTAGCTCTTGGGGCAAAGGTCATTGAGCGTCATATAACCTTGGACAAAACATGGAAAGGAAGTGACCATGCTGCCTCGCTGGAGCCCTCTGAGCTGGCCGAGCTGGTCCGCTCCATCCGGTTGGTGGAGAGGGCACTGGGCAGCACCCTCAAGCAGATGTTACCTTGTGAAAAGCCATGCCACGATAAG CTGGGTAAGTCCGTGGTGGCAAAGGTCAAGATCCCCAGAGGAACCGCTCTAACTCTGGACATGTTGACAGTAAAAGTGGCTGATCCAATGGGTGTGGCAGCTGAGGACATCTTCCAGCTGGTCGGTAAGACCGTGACGGAGGACGTGGAGGAGGACGAGAGTGTTGTGCCAGCGGTGGTGGACAGCTATGGAAAGAGGGCTAAGTGCTGA
- the LOC115043598 gene encoding sialic acid synthase-like, translating into MSLQFELCPGRMIGGNHPCFIIAEIGQNHQGDIEIAKKMIKMAKECGADCAKFQKSELEHKFSKRALERPYNSKHSWGKTYGEHKRHLEFSHDQYRELKKYASEIGIFLTASGMDEMAVEFLHELDVPFFKVASCDANNFHYLGETAKKGRPMVVSTGMQSMETIRQVYRTVKEHNQTFTLLQCTSAYPLDPKDVNLRVITEYQREFPDIPIGYSGHEQGVHITVAAVAMGAKVVERHVTLDKTWKGNDHEASLEPSELAELVRAIRLVETAMGSPVKQMLPCEKNCHDKLGKSVVAKVAIRSGVVLSLDMFAVKVGEPKGIPPENIQQLVGKKLKVDVDADDSILANMID; encoded by the exons ATGTCTCTGCAATTTGAGCTGTGTCCCGGCAGGATGATCGGAGGAAACCATCCGTGCTTCATCATTGCCGAAATTGGACAAAACCACCAGGGAGACATAGAGATTGCCAAGAAAATGATCAAGATGGCAAAG GAATGCGGTGCTGACTGTGCTAAATTCCAAAAAAGTGAACTGGAACACAAATTCAGCAAGCGAGCTTTGGAGCGTCCCTACAACTCAAAACACTCCTGGGGAAAAACCTACGGTGAACACAAGCGCCACTTGGAGTTCAGCCATGATCAGTACAGGGAGCTGAAAAAGTATGCGTCAGAGATTGGCATCTTCCTCACGGCCTCTGGCATGGACGAG ATGGCTGTGGAGTTTCTCCATGAGCTGGATGTGCCTTTCTTCAAGGTTGCCTCCTGTGATGCCAACAACTTCCACTATCTGGGTGAAACTGCCAAAAAAG GACGTCCCATGGTGGTGTCCACCGGGATGCAGTCCATGGAGACAATACGTCAGGTCTACAGGACAGTGAAGGAGCACAACCAGACCTTTACTTTATTGCAGTGCACCAGCGCCTACCCCCTGGACCCCAAAGATGTCAACCTCAGAGTGATCACT GAATACCAGAGGGAGTTCCCAGACATTCCCATCGGATATTCTGGACATGAGCAGGGGGTCCATATCACTGTGGCCGCGGTGGCGATGGGGGCAAAGGTGGTGGAACGCCACGTGACGCTGGACAAGACTTGGAAGGGAAATGACCATGAGGCGTCCCTGGAGCCCTCAGAGCTGGCAGAGCTGGTCCGAGCCATCCGACTGGTGGAAACGGCGATGGGATCCCCTGTCAAGCAGATGTTACCCTGCGAGAAGAACTGCCATGATAAG TTAGGGAAGTCGGTGGTGGCCAAGGTGGCCATCAGAAGTGGAGTGGTATTGAGTCTGGACATGTTTGCAGTGAAGGTTGGCGAACCAAAGGGAATCCCTCCAGAGAATATACAGCAACTGGTGGGAAAGAAACTCAAAGTGGACGTGGACGCGGACGACAGCATCTTGGCCAACATGATAGATTAA